Within Topomyia yanbarensis strain Yona2022 chromosome 2, ASM3024719v1, whole genome shotgun sequence, the genomic segment AAGTGTTCCTCCGATGCATGCCAGTTTTTCACAAATTTAGATACTAAGTTGAATGAATATGACCATGTATGTAGCAATTCCAATTGCGAtctgtgaaaaataaaaataagtctGTAATTGAAATCTGAAATTGAGCCTATATGTACAATAATTCACTTACTCTAATCAAAAGCGTGTAATCGATATTCATCAAGTCGTATACCGCCAGTTTAATTGGCTGTTGATCAATTTGCATCGAATAATAGAAAACTACTTCGTAAAGCTCAGGATAGCCGTGCTTCGGAATTTCATGTAGCAAAGGCCCAACATTTGAGCTTAGGAATTTACAATGATCGGCCGATTGTAAGAGCATCATAATTATAACAGGAGCAGGGACGAGACACATAGCTAGTTCTAAAACTTCTTCAATAAACTGGGCTTTTCTAATGAAATCAATCATCACCCAATATAAATCACAGGAAAGTTGTATAAAATTGCTCGTAATATTGAAAACTTGACTCCAGGTAAAAAGTTCATTTATAACCGTACAGATTTTCCACAGAACACCGTAAACTTTCTTTGAATCCAACAATCGACTTACGCCCACTTGAAGCAAAGTATCATGACCAGTGCTGTACTCATTACAGTGGGCAGGACCATCGTTCATAGTATCTTTGAGATCGATAAGATTTTGAGCTAAAACTTTCACGTTTTCCGCGAGAAAATCAATCTGTAGCATGTGGGACAGATGAAGCAGCCGGCAAAAGGTTGAAGGGTAAATATTGTACGCCCAAAAATTCATCCATTGAATATTATATCCGATGCCGCTCATGACACGAACTTCAATTGCCGATGATAAAATCAAGTACAACCAGAACTTTATACTGAATCGGCGAAGCACCCTGTTGAACGTCGTTTGATTCAGTAGTCCAAAATTACAGCCGTGATCCATCCCCATTTGTTCAAGCAGACGCCAGGTTTCCATTTGAGACCTTTGTTTCGTCAATTTCTCCGCCAGGGTCACTACCACTGTCATAATACCGCTGCTGAATTTCAGTATGTCGTTGACATGACCAACGCTAGATTGGCTATTGAAAATGATGCTATGGAAGCAGCGGGCCGTGATCATCAATAGTaaggcggtggtaaaatgaaccaCCCAACAAACATAAGTCCATCGGGAGATTCTAAAAGTGACAATTGAATGGGAACTTCGGTCCCCCCTAAATGGTACTAAACTGAATAATTGTAAAACTTTTACAATTATCGCAAACTGATTCATAGCAGAAAACTTCAGTCTGACCATCGTTACTACTGCCAACTTACGTTTTAAGGACAGGAGGTGCTCCATACTGGaactttttgataaatttgataaatGTGAGCAGCGTCAATCATTGAGCTTATCACTGGCACTATCTACACATTCATGTTAGGAGCTGATGGCTGCAAATTGACTTATGTATATGGGATTTTATTTTCATTGCCACAGTGCATCCCACTGCAAATGTTTTATACCACACTATcagccataaaaaattgaaatcctGTGTTAATCCACTTAGTGGTGCAAATGTGCCTTTCTGATTTgttcaaactatgattcattagctggttatgttcaatataattttggaaatgtctattacattcataTTATACTTAGCATATATCCCACGACAACCACGAAAGTCGACACTGACATACTTTaagcaaaaaaatataacatttaattagcattAATCAGCATGAGTACAATGTTATCGTCATGTGATCATGTTTTGAAATGCTGAGGGAATTGGTTTGGAAGGGGAAGGAGGCGCACAGTTAGAGTCGagaatgcgtcagaaatccCTTATCTTGTTTCGGTATGCGAGATGAAGGAAAGGAATGCGAGCGTAAGGATGGTCCAAAGAAGGGGGGGGGGTATcgtaaatcggttcagccatctctgagaaacttgCGAGTtaaaatgacacacacatacactcgtacacagacattttccgatctcgacaagctgaatcgaatggtcgatttttagagcgattgcatctTTATATGAGATAGGTAAAACTCACAACTGCTCATtacgtgtttcgctatatctcagtaaccaaccAGTAATCAAAATTCCAAAAACGCaatttgtagagatttttcaggcAAGTAACGTAGCACGATCAATCCTAAAAATACTTAGGGGTAAACTTGAAAACAATCAACAAAATGCAATTATGATCATAGCAACCcgtgtttttgttttgctgaacaccatggcacatagtggcacattgcggcacaGGCAATCACGGTGTTTGTTTGCAAGCATAACTCGATTTGTATTAAGCGACTCACCCCATGTTtttatatttcataaaaattcgCATACAAAACTACAATTTTATTGTGCAGTAAGATTGCAAACGttatttaaaaacaaaatgcatttaaataaTATCTTTCAAGATGTGATTGACTGTGAGATGTTTGGAATTTCGCTTTGAAAAAAGTAGTTAATTCGTGACATTGTTtttagaagttattcgcgtttctccatcatgaactATTAACAGtcaaatgttttgttttcaacATGAAGACATGAATTATTTTAGTGTATTTAGATCCTGAAGAAACTATCAATAAAAAAGAttccctaacaacaacttttaacatatttttatatttcatgCTATTTGCACTCGAAAATACAATGTTcatattgaatatgattctaaagaCCATTTCcaattaaaatgctcataacaccAGAAATAACGCGAACTGAGGTCTTAGCGGAATGCACGTACTTGACACAAGTTTTCTACCATTTAATTCCGCTATGTTTGTTTGggtaatattttgagaagccaTGAATATCCGTTACCTTGCTCTCGATTTAGTAAGGAAGGAGAggaatgtttgaaaatttccaggCTTTCAGCCAGGCATGGCAAAAGCACCGAACGGTGCTGCAGGGTGGGCACTTCTACCAATAAACACGCCACCAAGAGGATTGAAGTTGGCACGCCGTACCGGTGCTCAACAGCAGACACCGGTCGCTGATACCAAGGCACCGGTGTCGGTGCCAGCGCATGATATTTAACCACCGTACTCGTTGCTTCGGCAAAGCACCGACCCGAGTGTTTCTGACTTCGGTAGGCACCGTAACCGAGGTGCATCTCACATCGGCAGGCACCGTACCGAGTGTTTTTAATTTCGTAAAACACGGCAGCTTATATTTCGGTAGCGATTATCGCCGTGCTATTGCTGTCGCTTGATAAGTGGCTCAAAGCAATTTGGTGCGTTCATATGCATGAACGAGCTTGGTACTTTATGAAGAATCTGTAATGCATTATACAGTAAGGAAGGATTAAGTAGGTATGCAAGAAGGAATTATAAATagatgaatttttaaatttaaattggcGTTGGTACTGGAGTCGAATTGTACATGTTAGCCAACTCTTACATCAAACAACCTCAGTCCGAGTATCACGTTTGAAGACCACAATTGACCTTTATTcagtatcaaaattaaaaagattCCTCTGCACTTCGAAATTTAAATATCGTCCGGCCATTTGTATTCTcttctaaaaactaaaaaaaataatattgagactaactatttaacgaTTAATAGCGATTGGATTGTAACCTCCACATTTGTATTACTAAAAGTATCATTGAAAGACTAAAGTGTCAAAGTTTTCCGCTACTTAGTACTAAATAGctctgtttgaattttttttcaggtatggaaatacatatgcgcctaaattaaattaaaaagcaAATAGGAATGcgtgatagaaaaaaatgttgattttaaatatttttattcggtcAACATCTTTCatatgttttgcataatttttcagacttttgactccaaattgttaaaattattattaccgttgctaaatttacattaacaGAGGAAGTCAGAAGTGTTGCAAGGTCCCAGTTTGAcggttgtatttttcatttgtctcgaaatGCTCCAAATAATGTCCCgtcattataaaattaaaaaaaatatgatttctgaaaaagtagtaTAAGTCAAGGTCGTTAAGTATCCTGTAAAGTATTCAGCTTTAGTCATaacttcaaaaagaaattatgtTTCCAGCAGTCAGTCTGGAAAGTGTATATGTTACTGATtgagaaaacattttagtttttaaCTCTAGGTAGAAAGACCAACATTTAAAATCTGTGGAAATACTCTTTGGTTTCCGCATAGCTATAATGAaattgttgtatttttttttattttattttttttttattttgctgtgGAATAAGggaaatttattccaaataaTAAACAGGTCAGATTCGAATATCCgaggatttaaaaaatcttaCCCCGGGTAATCGAATCCAtaataaaatatgttaaatgtaAATGTATCAATTTGGCTCTATTCAATTTGTAAAATTCCAAGGTGTGATTTTCAGTTgctttttatttatataatatattgttaacgggttcatgatatattttagttttgtaTAGCTATTTGTGCATGAATTCTCAAACAAACTTAAGGTGTATTTAATGCATTGCAGGTCGCATTATCCGGGTAATCATTGGTCTGTTATTCGATTTTCTGGTGTAagtcaattaatttttcaactactaaaaaataaagtaaattaatgaGCTTTTCGTTGGTGTTGTGGTGTTACATGCTTTAGCTAACTTCTCGACGTTTAAGTGAGAGGAGTCTCTTCCTGTGCGTAGTGCTTACACAAAGCATAACTTCATTGACCAATATTGTACTGGATGGTCTGGTGGTCAATATGCTTTTAGTTTTCACAAACTTTCCAACTCATGTTTGCCATCTCCGACGGACTATAAAAAGTTATGTCGATGATAGATGCCCGACCGTATCAGCAAAAATCATCGTATATCCTTACATCGATCACTGTTTCCAGTACAGTTATACTCTCTATGACTGGTAAGTCTACACACCCACTATACTGTGAAAGAATTGAAATCTCTTTAGAcagtcaaataaaattttatgtatctaaaatgcatgcagaaattaaattttgccgATCAAATTGTAAAACCCATTTGAAGCTGGCTTTTTATACCTTAAAGCAGAATAGATATAAAAAGGACAAGGTATcggttcaattattaaaaatgcagAATATAGCAAGACAAAAATCTAGTCTTCAAGACAAAAATCTAGTCAGATTTCAAACTGCATCACTTCGGAATGTGGTTTGGGTGATCACTTACCATCTTGTTAATTAAATTTGTCTTTGTTTTATTGAGTTTACATGCAGAATAATGAATATAGCTTATATAGTATAACTATCGAAGAACTGATAAGGACTAGGACACTAGCTAGCGATATTTATGATAACGTAgattttttctaaattaatGCTCTATATGTCTATAGAACAGCGAACCAAACGGCACGTCAACACACGGACGCCGTTGGATGTGCTAGAAAAGTAATGAAGTCCGGCCAAAATTCATTTCTATGCATTGTGCTGTGTTAAAAGTTTTGTAATGGCACTGGTAATGACGTATAAAGCGGAAATAAATCGTATGGGCGCATCTCGATTGTGCCCTAACGCCTTTACATACGATAAcgtgtttcaagtaattttgaaaattgaagttCTCTGCAGTAGGTAACTTGCTACAAATGATATGAACAATTCCAATTCCATTAGAGTAAAGCAAAGCTTCCCTCCCTTTTAACTTACCAGGACGGGGTGCTTGGaatgaatataaaatatttGCGAAATATGATCATGACCTTGTTTTAGCGAAGGGCCACAATTTTATATGGGATTAGCTCCTCTGAAAATACGTTTTATTAACCGCAATGATAAAATTAGTACTGTAATTTGACAttctaattgaaattaattcttttttcaaaacaacctggtaaccggataaacagattttttcagtgtctccattttgtcagcctaaaaagcACTATGAGGCAGTTCATCACTATTTTAGCTAAATATTGTAATAGAGTTTGCGACATGAAATGACTCAATACTTTATTATTACGATAGCAATAgatagaatgtctaaaaaatGGTAACAAAGTTTCgtataataaaaattatccaaatactgtgaaatacttgtgattgattgatcaaaaattcgaaacgtGTGCCCCAAATGGCGGCAATAGGAATAGATTCAAATTGAGCTAAGCACCATATGGGCGTTATCCGTATAGATTgggatcataaaaaaataaaaagatgtttATCGATGGCAAAGTTCATATCTTTTGCTTTCAATTAGATATACCTTTGCAAGAAGATAAAGAAATAGAATTTTCGTTGACTAGTATTTCCAAGActctaaattaaaaaaaaatccaccatCCGCGATCTATACTTGCATCGACTTTGGATATTTTATAATTACATATCTAACTAAAAATCAAACTGCCGCGATAATAGAAGTATATTTGCTGTTCTCTTTTATTCCGTCGCtccgaaaaatctttttttctttctttttgtgcatatgctagcgggcttaaacattctcgctttgatacgGGTGCAAAGTCAAAGAGTTTCCGAGGTGTTATCCGAAGTTGAAAGCACTCGGCTCCGGTGCTTCAGAAATTTTAAAGCACCCGGCCCGAGTGTTTTCCGAAGCATCCAAGCACCGGATCGAAAATTTAACACCGCCACCGACACAGGTGCTTCGTTTATCGTGCATCGGTGCTTCACATCGAGCACTGGCTTGGGGTGCTCATTTCAATACACTCGGTTGCGGTGGTAAAATGCAGCACGCGGTGCCGTGGCGTGTTTGGACATGCCTGCTTTCAGCTACGTCTAATATGCAAGGATTGGAGATTTTACGTTGAATTTTAATATCTTCTATAGTTAGCttatgtttttctgaaaaagcgCGTTCCGCTACCTTTGATTTGAAGTGGAATGGTAATTCTTTAGGGGCctttcatataccacgtggacaaaaaaaaacttcgtttCTGACCCACTCCTCCCCCTTCGTGCACAATTCCTAAACCCCTACTCCCTCCCTacgatgtccacgtggactttcaAAAAATGGCCTGTTTCATGAAAATGggatatagaaaattttccaatgTGGAAGACTACTATGAAGCACCTCATAAAAATCGTACAAATTTCAACCACAGAATGTCATACACATCTTTAGTAGTTTGTGAAATTTCCatgaaaatatctcatttcTCAACGACTTATGATCTTTTATATGTACgtttgaattcttgaattggttCGTAATTTCAACCTCAAGCGTTGAAATCCAAAATAATAGGATTAGACCAAGTTACAGATGATTGCATCAAGTGAttcagataaaaaaaattctctgaTTCTTTTTCGTGCGAGTTCTTATCATTTTTTTGATGATAGTTGTCATAGATGTTTTTGATTTTCACATATGATGCACACGCACATACTATGATGTTATAAGCACTAGACTATTTCAAAATCTTGAAGATTACCGCTCACACCAATGACAATATAAAAATGGTAGAAAACCTGTGTAAAGTAGTTACAGtagggttccgtttttggcaacaatatattttttttcagttgccaaaacaggaaccgtgccaaaaatggaaccttactttaaaagcttttattttcaacatgttacatcataaattttacaacaacagtaattatataagaatatgtgatatgaaatgaaatgatagaagaaaatcagcaaatataattttatttgctatgcccgcccccataaaatgtagtaaatatgactcccatgtctggaaaaaaaagtcaaaagtgATATCAATTATTACAACTAAATGTGTATGAGCATTTTGTAAAAGATTTACTATGTACgacaacaatgttgccaaaaacggagccCATTTGTTGCCCaaaacggaacttttttgttgccaaaaatggagcatgccaaaaacggaatctcaCTGTATATTGTTTTATTACgtccttttcataagttattcacgtttctcCATTAAGAACAAAAGGTTTTCCAAAATACTCATAAAATTTCCTGTACCTTTccttttgacatcaaggcgataagtttaatcatcagactcTATAGGTGAGCCATAATTTATTGGTTTTTATGTAGCTGTCGAATAGTTCCAAATATCGCCTTGTGTAAAAAGGAAAGTTATAGGAAGTtttatgtgcatttcgaaaAACCTATTAATTATTCCTAACTATTTGGAATATTTCATTAAAatgcattttaatttgaaatgacatttaaaaaaaaaattcgggtcctactggagctgtagagctagattcttcgaagggctccccgtcaaaatcactcactacaactgcagacgagacgggtaaTGAcatccactaaaacactgcttaaggccaaggctggatgttgttggctcgaatcaaaacttgtcgaaagtaaacaaagttcatttcatatcgtcaaactggcgcccaggtggtgaaattgttagaattcaacggggtgctggagcgttgccagaaaattttaatttccagattaaattttactaaacttcccagttaagctcagccggaatgctggctgattccaattcgtattccggctccggtgactcaaccgattctagttagaatgtttaaggggtaccatttcgatgcggcttagccgcataaccgaggcctagaaaaccgaagcggcgcaaagccgctaaggatccgccgggcgaggtggccaccgacccgccgtcggaagcaagcggacctgtgatccactcgtttgcccggcttactcaaacataggggctatccctagtttaagtccgactgagcggtagcgaagtcggacagcacgcacaaaagcgatgtggcgtagccacattggttggtggacacaaaataaaattggcaacgctagcaaaatgtaaacacaaatgaacactccagatgaacctatcgtcaattgacatttcgacgagttttgattcgagccaataatattgGCCCAAGGCCAATAGCTGCGGGCCGTGACTCtgaatgcgatattcattgtacggtgcAGATATGTGCGAACGTAGTGATTTCCGCgagcgcgtgtatcatcgcgaagggttgGAGCGTTTGTACATTAAGGTGTTTGTGGTGATCGAATGTGCGTACCAGCCTAGTGGTCATTCACATATTCCCGTGTTCTTGGATGGTTGCGCgagccgtcattctgatatttagttttcagtGTACGATCCAGATTCTGGCATGAAATAATGTACCCcatatatcactagagttcccgatcatgaaaccatggaacatgttgtctagtggatgtgagttttttcttaatttttttatttttttataaattggtCCAATTCAATGCATGTACTTAGACTGTTAGTACCGATGATGGagacgcgggagtttgtaggttgacgctttaATTCGGGCTATTATCATGTTTCCTCGCATTATCCTGTTTGATctcgatcgcgggcgtaggttgcttgcaTGATCGCCAGAGGCTCAAACGTTTGTATGCTGAAGTGATTTTGTAActgggccattcacatattcgcgtgtattcttgttaTTTAATATTCGGTGAATGGTTTAGATTCCAACAGAGAGTGGGTTCCCCCATATCtctagggttcccggtcatgtcgcgaTGTCAtgtgagacgtgttgtctaataggcatgagcgtatttttttaattggtccagctgaaggcgtggacctaggcttctaggatcgaggatagacttccggaagtgaccgattcgtgATCGCGTAAGCGCTACCGCTTGAGCCCGCGTTTGAGAAAATTAATGATTGTTAAGACGTTTAATTTATCACCGTCATGTGTAGTCATGTTTGCGAGACCGCGGGCGAAGGTATGTGTGGGTGGTCGCGAGGAGCTCAAGcttttgtatgttaacgtgtttttcgcgtatgctagcgtgtatgtgacttcgcgtgtacaggGGAAGTGCATATGTTCAccctattagggagggtaccTCACTAATTCGTGATTTGCTCGGTCTACAATCGATGGACGCGTTGTTACCTCACTATTTGACTCAAtgagttgaacaaagatggcagaccctgctctaaccaacgacaTCGAATAATATAGATATAGTGATAATAGAAATATggtaaaaataggctcattaccctacattcGATTTTGTGACCGTGgaaccattcacatattcgcgtgtgctcttgaatgatcgcgcgggccgtgaatctgataccaATACTAGGATTCGAAAAGAAGAGATAAAGGCAATAGATGAGAGATATAATAGATTAGAccggtacaagatacagctaaaATTACAATCATCACATGACAAATGTACATTAGTACTTTAAACGCTTCTTATACTTGAAtggccaaccaccacacatatcATATACTTTCTTatttatacatttatttattggttgattgttggttgtgAGCTGGTAAAGAGAGCAAAAGTATAGAACGGACAATAGGCTCACATCAACACTCCCGggctcctcgacacaccactatcgaagTGTATTGTAATCAaaatcttgaagcgggcttcttatacaaatcaaatcctgagtcgtcataatgattggtggactattaacatgagaactaattaacctctagtagtagaacttggtgaaaataaaaactaaaaagagccaagttccttatatttagataactctattgaatctgttgtggcttgatgatgtttataATACCTGCGAGAGAGAAATGACATTTAAAatattacataaaaaatataattttgtcTGTCAATtactatgaaatttaaaaacatgtttaaagttatcattaggaaaaaaataatagtttctccatcatgcagtTGCATTTGAAATGTTTCCTCCTTTCtaattttgtttagaaaattgttttttttttttgtaatttaattttttaacataaattttggtttttgtttggCAGTTTTTGCACATAGCTTTCCGTAGTGTGCCCTGGTTATAAAATCGACGTGCGGGCATCACCCTGGGGTATGTTCGTGGCATTCTTTAAATATAGATAATACCTTGAGGTTATTTGTTTTTGAAAGTCAGTCAAGAGAACAATAGGAACAGCGTTGAAAATGCCAGGGAAAAGTATCTCCAAATATCATTCGTAACGAATTCCACTTCTACGTACTTCGACATAAATCTTTTAATGTCGTCTGAACTAGTGCGCTATGCCAAATCGTGCAGGCAAATTTCATTCATATATTTGTCCCATATGCACGAGGATCTTGGTTTCGACGTTGTCATATTCGacgtcgtgttgcatgttgttcttcatCAAGTTTCGGCCACGGGTAAACTATTGAACGCTATGAGTACAGCATTACTTgtatgatgtagttgtatgTGTGAGCTCGTAAGCTCAagctctattttcaccttcttttttattttcacctttatcAATTGGCCCATGTCGCGCACTGTAAGCCCAACACGTAGTCAATTGCGATTGCATCTTCCTTAGTGGCTGATTTTTTTTGGGATCCAACGAAACGATCGCTAAAATTTGTTCGTTTGCTTTGCTGTTAACATGTGTTTTTAGCTtcaggtaccgtaaaccggggtgactttgatcatcggggtgactttgatcactcgaaaaaagttcgtagatcgcttattaaaccagaatagtctaccgaatcattttaatttgaaatgatttttactctaaacttataaaatactgatttgttatactttttactttaccttatttttacgaagcttcgtaaagtgtctattttttataaaataaataaatctcagatttgagcaggagtaataaattacaagtttttattttcctttagattgggatgtgccaaatttagttttaagagtttgtctattttaaatacatttttttatgaaactaattggcaattatttcaaattattttaagctaaaattcgcaacatttttttattgttaaataTTCCAACGtcttaaaatggatgaaactaattgtacatcgataaagcactgaaataaaacaattttagcagttttaaaggttttcagaatttttcattctagttggacacaaattatgcGAATTTTGGTAGCTCGAATTCtatagtacattgaaatactttgtataataccaattaacatctatttaacaatgagtatctttccagaattagtttaaacaaacatttgaatgaaaaacattgacatcaataacttaatgtgggtgaacatgcaggttatcaaagtcaccccggaatacgaaaacggacgtCAACTTGACATCATTtgtggaaaaatagctgtaagcgaaCAATTTTAGGTATAACCATCCAaccttgttctccatacatcagtaaatggtttaaaaatattaaacttgaagaaaatgtgttgcgtctcaAAATATGTAacgattacttcgaaaagtgatcaatgtcaccccggtttacggtatgtgCGAGACGAGAGGATAGCCTGATACCCAATCCCTGCAATAGTAATGCATACAATAAATCGACTGCAAAATCCATCGACATAAAAAGGTACTTGCTTGCAGAATTTTCCCAATTTGATTTAAGCTTGTGCTATTCatgttcaaaaattattttgatttgGATAATTAAAGAGCTATACATAAACAAATACAAagaaacaataacaaaaaaacaaacaaccTGTTGATTACATCTAAAAGAATATCAACTAAACCAAGAACTCATTCTACAAAAATGCGCTCTGGTTGAATAGGAGTTGCTCCAGTTATTATCATTTTTGTCTTTTGGACGGTTGAAAATGTGACATCGAAATATGATTTCGATTTGAAGTTATGCTTGTAGTTTTGATGTTTGACTTTGCTCGAGATACCCGACGATGTACGGGAAAGGTTTGGCATCCTTTTTCATACTATTCAATAGTTCGACTATCACTATTTTAAAATATAGCTACGATCTCGTCTAGCTAAGTGAGAATTGCTCAATCGTTCTCATCGTATCTCTCGATGTgtctgaaaatttgaaatttgttttccTCCGCTGAAAATAGCACCTGCCTTCAAAATAACGTGCAACATTCATGGGAACGCACAGACACCAAGTTGAAGATTTTCCTCGGTGAATCACACACCACAAGTAGGTATTTTGCCGCCGTCATTGTCGATATCTTTCTTGTTGGCCCGGATACGCATTTACCTACTCTACAAATGTTCTACATGGATGGTCGAAGTATCCTAAATTTTGGTCGTTTTTGC encodes:
- the LOC131681374 gene encoding gustatory receptor 8a translates to MITARCFHSIIFNSQSSVGHVNDILKFSSGIMTVVVTLAEKLTKQRSQMETWRLLEQMGMDHGCNFGLLNQTTFNRVLRRFSIKFWLYLILSSAIEVRVMSGIGYNIQWMNFWAYNIYPSTFCRLLHLSHMLQIDFLAENVKVLAQNLIDLKDTMNDGPAHCNEYSTGHDTLLQVGVSRLLDSKKVYGVLWKICTVINELFTWSQVFNITSNFIQLSCDLYWVMIDFIRKAQFIEEVLELAMCLVPAPVIIMMLLQSADHCKFLSSNVGPLLHEIPKHGYPELYEVVFYYSMQIDQQPIKLAVYDLMNIDYTLLIRIAIGIATYMVIFIQLSI